Proteins co-encoded in one Halorussus lipolyticus genomic window:
- a CDS encoding DUF5611 family protein encodes MKEYKMRRGEHLEDRVPDMKAKVEEFFGEVTGTEEHNGHELYVVDNPDNPVFEKILAGAAEYSGKKDKLAVHFEEREAEEVIAEGHADAAADAVDKKNTFLLEATGRDAKARRDSMKRQVEDDAETPDGVS; translated from the coding sequence ATGAAGGAGTACAAGATGCGACGCGGCGAACATCTCGAGGACCGCGTCCCCGACATGAAGGCGAAAGTCGAGGAGTTCTTCGGCGAAGTCACGGGGACCGAGGAACACAACGGTCACGAACTCTACGTGGTCGACAATCCCGACAACCCCGTCTTCGAGAAGATTCTCGCGGGTGCCGCCGAGTACAGCGGCAAGAAGGACAAACTCGCCGTCCACTTCGAGGAGCGCGAGGCCGAGGAAGTCATCGCCGAGGGCCACGCCGACGCCGCCGCCGACGCCGTGGACAAGAAAAACACCTTCCTGCTGGAGGCCACCGGCCGCGACGCCAAGGCCCGCAGAGACTCGATGAAGCGACAGGTCGAGGACGACGCCGAGACTCCTGACGGCGTCTCGTAG
- a CDS encoding NifU family protein has product MTEDDDSLKARVERWLTGQMPIISMHGGESAVQKADPETGEVVVELGGACSGCAISPRTAQNIKLDLAKDFEEVKDVTVRVADDGTGQWDIDQPESVMGIDRNEGGRGGRGEGSPNSDHF; this is encoded by the coding sequence ATGACCGAAGACGACGACTCGCTGAAGGCCCGCGTCGAGCGGTGGCTGACCGGGCAGATGCCCATCATCAGCATGCACGGCGGCGAGAGCGCCGTCCAGAAGGCCGACCCCGAGACCGGCGAGGTCGTCGTCGAACTCGGGGGCGCGTGTTCGGGGTGTGCTATCAGCCCCCGGACCGCCCAGAACATCAAACTCGACCTCGCCAAGGACTTCGAGGAGGTCAAGGACGTGACGGTCCGAGTCGCCGACGACGGCACCGGCCAGTGGGACATCGACCAACCCGAGAGCGTCATGGGCATCGACAGAAACGAGGGCGGACGCGGCGGCCGGGGCGAGGGGTCGCCCAACAGCGACCACTTCTGA
- a CDS encoding LVIVD repeat-containing protein, with protein sequence MQRRAFLRGVAGSVALGAVGTTAGVGTAHPGPYSPLGSIPVKNAKETVPDPSGDFAYVATTDGFGVVDVQIPSDPRLVFEERNLISERETGPLRLVQDLKVDDDRLVVAGPANPIQGEVLQGFVLYDVSDPENPSRMAFHETDFPIHNCFLRDGVVYLTGNGAETNALVMVDVSDGNPNEIGRWSLTSRDETWSEVASGLWTLHDVWVQDGLAYLSHWDAGTYIVDVSDPTDPQFRTRIGGRPLEELRAIPDDEAHAQVISLPGNAHYAMANDDGSLLGINKEAWAAGGEGGPGSLQLWDTSDLSNPRKLSTIDAPATSDSSIDGTWTTSHNFDIVGDRLFSSWYQGGVKIHDISNPANPTQLAWWRMPDEASFWTAKRATERFFVASSYGQRSNGKGGLYTFPIEDARNKPQKDPPSLTATGENRSGNSATETPAETPTPTTEEAALAGETTANADSSAGSAPGFGLPAGIAALVGAGAWQKYRQ encoded by the coding sequence ATGCAACGGCGTGCGTTTCTTCGGGGGGTCGCCGGGTCGGTCGCACTCGGCGCAGTCGGCACAACTGCTGGAGTCGGGACTGCCCATCCCGGACCGTACAGTCCGCTCGGGAGTATCCCCGTCAAGAACGCCAAGGAGACGGTTCCGGACCCGAGCGGCGATTTCGCCTACGTCGCCACGACGGACGGGTTCGGAGTCGTGGACGTGCAGATTCCCAGCGACCCCCGACTCGTCTTCGAGGAGCGCAATCTCATTTCCGAGCGCGAGACCGGACCGCTGAGACTGGTTCAGGACCTCAAAGTCGATGACGACCGACTGGTCGTCGCCGGACCGGCAAACCCGATTCAGGGCGAGGTGTTGCAGGGGTTCGTCCTGTACGACGTGAGCGACCCCGAGAATCCCTCCCGGATGGCCTTCCACGAGACCGACTTCCCGATTCACAACTGCTTTCTCCGGGACGGGGTGGTCTACCTGACCGGGAACGGCGCGGAGACCAACGCGCTGGTGATGGTGGACGTGAGCGACGGGAATCCGAACGAAATCGGGCGCTGGTCGCTAACCTCCCGCGACGAGACGTGGAGCGAGGTGGCCTCGGGCCTCTGGACGCTCCACGACGTGTGGGTCCAAGACGGATTGGCGTACCTCTCTCACTGGGACGCCGGGACCTACATCGTGGACGTGAGCGACCCCACCGACCCGCAGTTCCGGACGCGAATCGGCGGGCGACCCCTCGAAGAACTCCGGGCGATTCCCGACGACGAGGCCCACGCGCAGGTCATCAGCCTCCCCGGCAACGCCCACTACGCGATGGCCAACGACGACGGGAGTCTGCTCGGCATCAACAAGGAGGCGTGGGCCGCCGGCGGAGAGGGCGGCCCCGGAAGCCTCCAACTCTGGGACACCTCGGACCTCTCGAACCCCCGAAAGCTCTCGACCATCGACGCCCCGGCCACGTCCGACTCCTCTATCGACGGGACGTGGACCACCTCGCACAACTTCGACATCGTGGGCGACCGACTGTTCTCGTCGTGGTATCAGGGCGGGGTGAAGATTCACGACATCTCGAATCCCGCGAACCCCACCCAACTGGCGTGGTGGCGCATGCCCGACGAGGCCTCCTTCTGGACCGCCAAGCGCGCGACCGAGCGGTTCTTCGTCGCCAGTAGCTACGGTCAGCGGTCGAACGGGAAGGGCGGCCTCTACACCTTCCCGATAGAGGACGCCCGGAACAAGCCCCAGAAGGACCCGCCGTCACTGACCGCGACCGGCGAGAACCGGTCGGGGAACTCGGCGACCGAAACCCCCGCCGAGACGCCGACTCCGACCACCGAGGAGGCCGCCCTCGCTGGCGAGACGACCGCCAACGCCGACTCGTCGGCGGGGAGCGCACCCGGATTCGGTCTCCCGGCAGGCATCGCCGCGCTCGTCGGGGCGGGCGCGTGGCAGAAGTACCGCCAGTAA
- a CDS encoding ROK family protein, translated as MAYYVGVDLGATNVRAAVADDEGDVVSVHRANTPNGPTGIAVTEAVLECIREACEGADIDPARVRSAGIGSIGPLDLADGAIDGPANLPDTIDRIPLTGPVGELIDSDQVYLHNDTIAGVIGERFYSDRNPDDMVYLTISSGIGAGVCVDGQVLSGWDGNAGEVGHMVVDPRGRRTCGCGRDGHWEAYCSGNNIPEYAKLLAEDARSLDTDLPLDDPEFSAIDVFESAGDDDFADHVIDQLAHWNALGVSNIVQAYAPLVVYVGGAVALNNEDLVVDPIRERVGDMVFNNVPDVQLTNLGDDVVLKGAIASALTGGTGDRTSSVV; from the coding sequence ATGGCGTACTACGTGGGCGTTGACCTCGGCGCGACGAACGTCAGGGCGGCAGTCGCCGACGACGAGGGGGACGTGGTGAGCGTACACCGGGCCAACACGCCCAACGGCCCCACCGGCATCGCGGTGACCGAGGCCGTGCTAGAGTGCATCCGCGAGGCCTGCGAGGGTGCCGACATCGACCCCGCTCGCGTCCGGTCTGCCGGCATCGGGTCCATCGGTCCGCTTGACTTGGCCGACGGCGCGATAGACGGTCCGGCCAACCTCCCCGACACCATCGACCGGATTCCGCTGACCGGTCCCGTCGGCGAACTCATCGACAGCGACCAAGTGTACCTCCACAACGACACCATCGCGGGCGTCATCGGCGAGCGATTCTACAGCGACCGCAACCCCGACGACATGGTGTACCTGACCATCTCGTCCGGCATCGGTGCCGGGGTCTGCGTTGACGGACAGGTCCTCTCCGGGTGGGACGGCAACGCGGGCGAAGTCGGCCACATGGTCGTGGACCCCCGAGGACGCCGGACCTGCGGGTGCGGCCGAGACGGCCACTGGGAGGCCTACTGCTCGGGCAACAACATCCCCGAGTACGCGAAACTGCTGGCCGAGGACGCCCGGAGCCTCGACACCGACCTCCCGCTCGACGACCCCGAGTTCTCCGCCATCGACGTGTTCGAGTCGGCGGGCGACGACGACTTCGCCGACCACGTAATCGACCAACTCGCCCACTGGAACGCCCTCGGGGTCAGCAACATCGTGCAGGCCTACGCCCCGCTGGTGGTCTACGTCGGCGGCGCAGTCGCGCTGAACAACGAGGACCTCGTGGTGGACCCCATCCGGGAGCGCGTCGGCGACATGGTGTTCAACAACGTCCCCGACGTGCAACTCACGAACCTCGGCGACGACGTGGTGCTGAAGGGGGCCATCGCCAGCGCCCTGACCGGCGGCACGGGCGACCGAACGAGTTCGGTGGTCTGA
- a CDS encoding universal stress protein, with protein sequence MALDTILLAVGPGDADRTEELAAAVSEVAGPTGAHVVLAHVFTDEEFDGVVSNLDYDPDGEIDPDEVAQRHATVRHLTRSFDDAGVEYSVRGRVGDHGETIVELAKEVDADRVVVGGRKRSPAGKAVFGSTAQEVMLNAPCPVTFVRGD encoded by the coding sequence ATGGCACTCGATACCATTCTGCTCGCGGTCGGGCCGGGCGACGCCGACCGAACCGAGGAGCTAGCCGCGGCAGTCAGCGAGGTGGCGGGACCGACCGGTGCCCACGTGGTGCTGGCCCACGTCTTCACGGACGAGGAGTTCGACGGCGTGGTGAGCAACCTCGACTACGACCCGGACGGCGAAATCGACCCCGACGAGGTGGCCCAGCGCCACGCCACGGTCCGCCACCTCACTCGTAGCTTCGACGACGCCGGCGTCGAGTACAGCGTCCGGGGCCGCGTCGGCGACCACGGCGAGACCATCGTGGAGTTGGCCAAGGAGGTGGACGCCGACCGCGTGGTGGTCGGCGGGCGGAAACGTTCACCGGCGGGCAAGGCGGTGTTCGGGAGCACCGCGCAGGAAGTGATGCTGAATGCTCCGTGTCCCGTGACGTTCGTTCGAGGAGATTAG
- a CDS encoding SDR family oxidoreductase, whose translation MIRPDLSDRIALVTGSAKGVGREVLLALADRGASVAVHYRSSEDAADETADRALDRGAPEATTVQGDVADPDDVDAMFDAVEDELGTVDVLVNNVGPFAPKHWEDIPFEEWNTVLQANVNGTYLCCKRALPGMRESAWGRIVNIGYASAEKGLMSPKNAPYFIAKQGVLMFTRMLANDTQYEGITVNAVSPYVVENSDEFPDDLPRGRPAGFEDIEQAVLFFLDEDSDYISGENIEVDGGWLPEEV comes from the coding sequence ATGATTCGACCGGACCTGAGCGACCGCATCGCACTCGTCACCGGGAGCGCCAAGGGCGTCGGCAGAGAGGTCCTCCTCGCGCTCGCCGACCGAGGAGCATCCGTCGCAGTCCACTACCGCTCCAGCGAGGACGCCGCCGACGAGACCGCCGACCGCGCCCTCGACCGGGGCGCACCCGAGGCCACCACCGTACAGGGCGACGTGGCCGACCCAGACGACGTGGACGCGATGTTCGACGCCGTAGAGGACGAGTTAGGCACCGTGGACGTGCTGGTGAACAACGTCGGTCCGTTCGCGCCGAAGCACTGGGAGGACATCCCCTTCGAGGAGTGGAACACCGTCTTGCAGGCCAACGTCAACGGGACCTACCTCTGCTGTAAGCGCGCCCTTCCCGGAATGCGCGAGTCGGCGTGGGGGCGCATCGTCAACATCGGCTACGCCAGCGCGGAGAAGGGCCTGATGTCGCCCAAGAACGCGCCCTACTTCATCGCCAAGCAGGGCGTGTTGATGTTCACCCGGATGCTCGCCAACGATACCCAGTACGAGGGCATCACCGTCAACGCCGTCTCGCCCTACGTGGTCGAGAACTCCGACGAGTTCCCCGACGACCTGCCTCGGGGGCGTCCGGCCGGATTCGAGGACATCGAGCAGGCCGTCCTCTTTTTCTTGGACGAGGACAGCGACTACATCAGCGGCGAGAATATCGAAGTGGACGGCGGGTGGTTGCCCGAGGAGGTCTGA
- a CDS encoding CBS domain-containing protein encodes MLVRDAMTSEVVTVPADASLQEAVGQMLREGVGSAVVTREGNPAGIVTETDALKAGYLSERPFPEIPVAKAATGSLVTTAPDATVRKAVRQMHDEDVKKLPVVESMEMVGILTMTDVVRKQEKLIDEAVGLEEGREGWSAERTWDADGI; translated from the coding sequence ATGCTCGTTCGAGACGCCATGACCTCCGAGGTCGTGACGGTCCCCGCCGACGCCTCGCTTCAGGAAGCGGTCGGCCAAATGCTCCGCGAGGGCGTCGGGAGCGCCGTCGTCACGCGCGAGGGCAACCCGGCCGGTATCGTCACCGAGACCGACGCGCTGAAGGCCGGATACCTCTCCGAGCGGCCCTTTCCCGAGATTCCGGTCGCCAAGGCGGCCACCGGGTCGCTGGTGACGACCGCGCCCGACGCGACGGTGCGGAAGGCGGTCCGCCAGATGCACGACGAGGACGTGAAAAAGCTCCCCGTCGTCGAGTCGATGGAGATGGTCGGCATCCTCACGATGACCGACGTGGTGCGCAAGCAAGAGAAGTTAATCGACGAGGCGGTCGGACTGGAGGAGGGCCGAGAGGGATGGTCGGCGGAGCGGACGTGGGACGCGGACGGGATTTGA
- a CDS encoding geranylgeranyl reductase family protein, with the protein MYDFVVVGAGPAGSRFSRRASERGYDVLTLERGEVGKPLACSGHVSTDIWEFTPDGARDELLQNEVYGARFHVGGPDSDDYQFYKREVVSNVIDRVGLDKLLAEAAEDAGADLRENHSVSAVEEYPDHVEVTASTPEGTQTFEAKMVAGCDGPVSRVRSDLDLPEPGEKLQGVLAFSEEDDPGDYVDVHLTAPRFFAWRIPRGDSGVEYGLAAPPGSNPSAKDLFDEFTDEYDVETTHFCAGMIPVGPADRVTSRRGFLIGDAAAQTKPFTGGGILYGMTAASHAARVIDPERPETLQDYEEAWREDLSREIQLGHWIRKCYSLPEEVQKVGLSAFSGEIGVHMDKPTSFFSAEHLKKLLSGS; encoded by the coding sequence ATGTACGACTTCGTAGTCGTCGGCGCGGGACCTGCCGGGTCTCGATTCTCCCGGCGAGCGTCCGAGCGGGGGTACGACGTGCTGACCTTGGAACGCGGAGAAGTCGGCAAACCGTTAGCCTGCTCCGGGCACGTCAGCACCGACATCTGGGAGTTCACTCCCGACGGCGCGCGCGACGAGTTGCTCCAGAACGAGGTCTACGGCGCGCGCTTCCACGTCGGCGGGCCGGACAGCGACGACTACCAGTTCTACAAGCGCGAGGTCGTCTCGAACGTCATCGACCGCGTGGGCCTCGACAAACTGCTGGCTGAGGCCGCCGAGGACGCCGGGGCGGACCTCCGGGAGAACCACAGCGTCTCGGCGGTCGAGGAGTACCCCGACCACGTGGAGGTCACCGCCAGCACGCCGGAGGGGACCCAGACTTTCGAGGCCAAGATGGTCGCTGGCTGTGACGGCCCGGTGTCTCGGGTCCGGTCGGACCTCGACCTGCCCGAACCCGGCGAGAAGCTACAGGGCGTGCTGGCGTTCTCCGAGGAGGACGACCCCGGCGACTACGTGGACGTTCACCTGACAGCGCCCCGATTCTTCGCGTGGCGGATTCCACGAGGAGACTCGGGTGTCGAGTACGGTCTCGCGGCTCCTCCGGGGTCTAATCCCTCCGCCAAGGACCTGTTCGACGAGTTCACCGACGAGTACGACGTGGAGACGACCCACTTCTGCGCGGGCATGATTCCGGTCGGTCCGGCCGACCGGGTGACGAGTCGGCGCGGGTTCCTCATCGGCGACGCCGCGGCCCAGACCAAGCCCTTCACCGGCGGCGGGATTCTCTACGGCATGACCGCCGCGAGTCACGCCGCCCGCGTCATCGACCCCGAGCGCCCGGAGACCTTGCAGGACTACGAGGAGGCGTGGCGCGAGGACCTGAGCAGAGAGATTCAACTCGGCCACTGGATTCGGAAGTGCTACTCGCTCCCCGAGGAGGTCCAGAAGGTCGGCCTCTCGGCGTTCTCCGGGGAAATCGGCGTCCACATGGACAAGCCGACCTCCTTCTTCTCGGCGGAGCATCTGAAGAAGTTGTTGAGTGGGTCGTGA
- a CDS encoding DUF7344 domain-containing protein: protein MSSADNSPEQQTLSEDLIFDVLKNRRRRYTLHYLKQEDRPVELSELAEQVAAWENDTTVEGLSANERKSVYTSLYQTHLPKLADAGIVDYNQNRGVVELSGNAAQLEGYLRPQDEFPWIRYYLALAVVSAVLVLGDFLGVPPLSAIPDEIWGVLIVAAFALSAATHYVRRRQLAQQETPPNVEG, encoded by the coding sequence ATGAGCTCGGCTGATAACTCACCGGAACAACAAACACTGTCCGAAGACCTCATCTTCGACGTGTTGAAGAACCGGCGGCGGCGATACACGCTACATTACCTCAAGCAGGAGGACCGCCCGGTCGAGCTGAGCGAACTCGCCGAGCAGGTGGCGGCGTGGGAGAACGACACGACTGTCGAGGGGCTGTCGGCCAACGAGCGGAAATCGGTCTATACGTCCCTGTATCAGACGCATCTCCCGAAACTCGCGGACGCAGGTATCGTGGATTACAACCAGAACCGCGGCGTGGTAGAACTCTCGGGCAACGCGGCTCAGTTGGAGGGCTACCTCCGGCCGCAAGACGAGTTCCCGTGGATTCGGTACTACCTCGCGCTGGCGGTCGTCAGCGCGGTGTTGGTTCTGGGAGACTTCTTGGGCGTCCCGCCGCTGTCGGCGATTCCGGACGAGATTTGGGGCGTCCTCATCGTCGCGGCGTTCGCGCTGTCGGCGGCGACCCACTACGTGCGGCGGCGACAACTCGCTCAGCAGGAGACACCACCGAACGTCGAAGGATAG